CTCCGACGGCGGAGGGCATGCTCGAGGAGCGGCCCAGGGTCGATGGAGAGGTCAGAGCGCTCGCGGCCAAACTCGGCTACGCCGCAAGGTCGCTTCACAACGAGCACAGCGGGCAGTCATACCGTCTTCGGTACGACGCGGATTCCATCAAGGTGGACGTGAGCTACCTCGCGCGAGTACCGCTCCTCGAACCGGTCATGCTCGCGTGCTCGCGTTGTCGGCCGACCGTCGCCTTCGCAACGCTCCAGCTGCCCGAGCTCGTAGCCGGCAAGGTGTCGGCCCTGGTGGATCGAACCGCGCCTCGCGACCTGTATGACATCGCGAGACTGGCGACCGCGGTGGAGGCTCCGCGTCTGGACAGTGGCTTGGCACGGTCGGTGGTCCTCCATGCCTTGTCGCTGACCGACCGCTTTCCCTTTGAACGCGATCCCGCTGGTGCCGCAGACAAGTTCGCGGAGCCGACCGAGGCGCAGGTGCAGGAGCTTCGTGGTGTGCTGACCACTGAGGATCCGGCTGGCTTCGACGACATGCGTGCACGTGTCGCTGCGTACCTCAGCCCACTGTCAATACTGACGCCGGCGGAGGCTGAGTACATGGAACTCCTGGGGACCACCGGACAACACGTTCCCGAGTTGCTGTTCGGCGGATGGCCGGACATTGCCGAGCGCGCCCGCATCAGCCCCGTGGTTGCTTGGAAGGTACAGAATCTGCGCAGGCTGCTCGGTCGCTGAGAAGGAGCGGCGGTGCTCCTGCCGCGCTCACCCCGGATAGACGGTCCACACCTCGGCCAGTCGCTTCGTGCCGTCCTCGAACAGGGCGATGGATCCGGTGATCAGCAGTCCCTGTGGGACCTCGTCTCCTGACACCAACCTCACGCCGACGCCCAGGTAATCCTTGGCGGTAGCCAGATCGACCAGATTCAGTTCTCCCGAACGACATCCGATCACTCGGAACTCGGCTTGGACCAGCCGCGAGGGTTGATCGATGTCGTCGAGCTCGTCGGAGAGATGGACCTCGTCCCGCAGCATCTCGGCGATCTCCGCCGCCTGCGCGCCGCGGCGCGAGGCCTCGTCGATGTCGATCAGCGCGCCTTCCGCCTCCAGGCGCCGGACCGTGTCGGAGTCGCCGAGCCACTTGAAGAAGCGGCCCAGCTCGCGTCC
The Actinomycetota bacterium genome window above contains:
- a CDS encoding nucleotidyl transferase AbiEii/AbiGii toxin family protein, whose amino-acid sequence is MTRPILAVPKGFDPPVVEKVERLLEMLDAVANNPYLKSRLILHGGTALNVFHADMPRLSVDIDLAYVGSPTAEGMLEERPRVDGEVRALAAKLGYAARSLHNEHSGQSYRLRYDADSIKVDVSYLARVPLLEPVMLACSRCRPTVAFATLQLPELVAGKVSALVDRTAPRDLYDIARLATAVEAPRLDSGLARSVVLHALSLTDRFPFERDPAGAADKFAEPTEAQVQELRGVLTTEDPAGFDDMRARVAAYLSPLSILTPAEAEYMELLGTTGQHVPELLFGGWPDIAERARISPVVAWKVQNLRRLLGR